The Cryptomeria japonica chromosome 2, Sugi_1.0, whole genome shotgun sequence region CTATGTAGAGCCCAATATTTATTAACCCATTCTCTAAGCATATTTTCTAGGAGAGTTCTCCCAACAAAATGTTCTTAAAAATAAAATACCCTAACCATTTACAAGTATTATCAAACTCAAGAATATATAATACGTTATATGCTAAAAAGATCAAATtacttgcattttgaaactttcAAGAACACTTGCTCAATCAAACCATTGTCCAAAGTTGAAAAACTATCAACATGAAATGAAACTACTAGAATGATATtaccattttttttaaaaagaaacctTGCAATAAAAGCAAAGATCAAGAGGTTTCCTATATCAAAGTCATGTCGTGACATGAGAACGAAAATGGACTTCTAAAAGAGACCCAAAGCGTTCATAAATAACTATTTTGATTTACTATTGTTTTCCCTATTTTAATAGACAGTGGATTTAATCCAATCCacacatttttattcattttttatattaaacttgaaCACATACAACATTTAGTATCGGTTGACTTAATCCTATACATAATCTTAAAGCTATTTATGTATATTTATTGAATGTTCTCCAAGTAAGCTAGGCACTGTACTAAAATACCAAATCTAATCTGAAAAACAATTAACACCATGCACGTCGATCTAAAATTATACCTGAACCTTTTTTTGTGGAAATCCTAGCTGAACCCTTTTCTTTAGAATTTCTTGAAATTCTACCCACACATCCCTGAAtgcttctttcttctttctcactGTTAAAAACTTCGGAGCCATAAAATACCACATTCCGCGATAGCACACTATTCATCTAATACCCGAAAAACTTTGGATTCATAGTATTATTACACGACTGGAAAAAAGGGTGGTTGAGTGCTTGTTTTACAGTGGGTCTACGTTTGGGATCCCAAGAGCACAACTGCTTTACAAGATCAATCACTTCCTCACTCGCAATCGACATCAATCTATGCAAATTCTTCCTACAATTCTCCCCATCAAACTCTTTTGAAAACTTGTAGTCCAATGACTCTGCTAACTTCAATCCCTCAGGCCATGTCTTTTCATTGGGGCATCCAATCACAGAGCATATGTTATAAATCTGATATCTCTAGTCACTTCTACGTCCAAAAATGGGTTCAAGACCATAGAACTGAGCTATTATGACTCCAAGTGACCACATATCAATGGTGAGATCATAGGATGATGATTTGAGCAGAAGTTCAGGCACTTTATAGGCTATGGTTGCAACATTTGGATCTAAGGGCTCgttcttttccattttctccttcaaGTTAATAGCAAGCCCAAAGTCTGAAATTTTGATGTTGTTTCCCTTCAGCAAGAGATTTGCAGGCTTGAGATCATAGTGGCAATACCCAAGTCCATGCATGTATTCCAGAGCTTTCAAAATCTTAAAACACAATCTCTGAACTGTTCTACTCAAGGAGGGTTCTTTTCTATTCTTAATGATTCTCCATAGATCAGAATCCATGTATTCTAGTACTATATGGAGGTGCCCTCCTTTCTCGTAGGTGTCCCACAGTGATACAATATTGGGGTGTTGAAGTGCACGTAGCGACTTCTCTTCTTCCTTGAAGAGGGATTCATAAAACCTGTCATTCTTTTTCCTTTGCAATCTTTTGATCGCCACTACTTCATCAGTCCATTTGTTAATGGCCTTCCAAACAGTCCCATAACCACCTTCTCCCAACTTCTCAATCAGTCGGTATTTACCCATCGTTGTGCTTCCTTTGGGTAGCAAGCATGCCTCTAAATTAAAGCTTTTGGTGGATACAACTAGGATTTGTGTCCTTAGTTGCAAAGGTTGCAACTCTTACTTTTTGTAAATTTCGTCATAACATAATTAAGTTTTTCTGTAAAATTGTTGGTGATCTTCTTTAGTTGAGAGTATGAATATCTTCTGGGCATTTCATCAGCATAATCATGAAGGAATCGCTCCATGTCGGAAGTAGTCCTTGACTTCCCATAGAAAACTCTAGCCAGTGCTGCAATTGTCAGCAAACCCACCATTCCAATGGCCACACCTGGTTTTGAAGGCACGGCATGTTTGAGATACAAAATcagaagaaaaatattttaaaattgtttAAAGGGTTGAGTTTAATTGTTAAAATGTTGGATTATTATTGTAGAGATTCAAGTTCAAGTTTTCAAAGGGGCATTTAAAGTAAATTTGTAAGGTCACTCTTGTATTAGTTTCTAAACATTAATAGATTTAAGTACTGAAAAGTCATCTTAGAAACTTGTATTAATATGTTGTTCTAATGAATAACATATTTACAATCGATATACAGTtcggaatttgaaaaattattaaaaataggtGAGATGGGTGCTTACCTATTACAGCTCTTTTTTCAGCTTTGCCTGTTATTTGCCACGCATTCAAGCATGCTCATCAGCATATGTTATgtaaagttcaccacgaggagttttcgtggggactgatgcttggctgccctgagaagtgagtgccgagggtagagccagtggggtcaagcatctaagtatcttctctgaatagcgtagcctcgggggaaactccatgcggaatcaacaactattgtcctagccaaccataagaattgtgcttgtcttattttgaacaatcaaacattcaagaccaaatagcaaaacattatatcttttgtgtcttcaagtgtatgcaaaacattcttacatcaaacaacacacttttcttggagtcattttgagtctaaacacttgcaaacattgagtcctcatcaacattgtgtcctcttgtcacgaaaaacagtcaaacattcagatttggtcacaacaaacaacttcacaaattggaaaaatttacagtccaacaaataagagcaattagtttcagaattcttgagcttcctaagctatctcttcaggttttcatctagcattcaacctatctttgggtctcacaaactcCATCATtgatttacaccttacattacattcacatttgtctaaacttgagtcaaaaggtcacttgcttgtcctcatcatactttgtcagcacattacatacaacaacattttgctaagtggtccctcatcaaggtctatcacctttgggtctcatttggtcttacttagagtcaaggtcaaattacctcatcaagagaaactatcatctctttggaagtcacacctactctactacatacatacttggtcttacactttggacattgcaagtaaacctcagattcatttacattccatccaaactcttggtcttccatactctttccattttcatctagtctcacacatcttagtcaatacctagttcatggttgaaactcgttcccaaaaatctaggagagaagctaaagaggctcaagagtccacaaacatgagtgcctatgagtatgacaatgatgtctttttcaattctgatcatactacattacctgacatggatgcctatagaaacattccaaatgttgagcacacggacactataaacaacaatgatacacacaatgacaatatggacaacttttccatacatttagcagaagtggaagacaccattagggatccccgtttcaatcaattggttgaggaaataatgaggagagatagacaatacttcttacaagtgatggcacaaagtggagccaagatacctcatgattttgacatgtctcaaataatggaaaaccaaCCTTTGCaataaactcactccaacatggatcaaaggaggcctaatagtggaggcaatagaggaccacatcttgtgcctgaatcaccatcatctttatttcaaaaaccagaggtcccacatacacatgatcaagcatatgatactcaccttcgcagaccattatggaagtcttatgcagaaaaatatgctcaatcacataccaatgctaaggaacaaccaccaaagcaatcggatattcaaaggcatgctcaaaatttggacacaaggaaaccccatgtcaaatttgagggcaacacactagaacaaactcatgacatgcctgtagagtatggtatacatggacaaagcagatatttcattcctcaacatgactctataccaagtggtccatatacacagcatcattatagacctcctccatatgaacatgtgtatgatcaatatcatccatatatgcaacatgctcctcctccaattggtgcctcaagcatggggtatggtccaagaagtcgatctccacctaagaacaatttggagcaacaaatcagggacttacaaaagaaaatggaggacataaatacactgaagccaacttacacaatgagagacatatgtccctatccatttgacaagagcattccaacgcctccttttcctacacactttgtgacgcctaagtttgataagtatagaggcaaaggagatcctaaggcacacataagatagtttttcacagcttgcattgaggtagcagcagaagagacatatttgatgagattattctcacaaagcttaggtgatcaagctatggaatggttctctcaactcccacctggaattaagtcatggggtgacttagcagaggcatttatccaacatttctcctacaacatagagacaaacatattagtcactactttgtgcaacaccaagcaaaaggatggagagtctttttcatcatttttacaaagatggaggaatctagccaatagatggtcatgtgaaattccacaaaaaaaaaatggtggagatgttcacccagaatgttaacaaagacattggctatgatctaaggaaagcttgtttgtccaccttcaaggatgtcattgaaaaaggcttagggacagaaaaggtcctaattgaacaaggagtcattaagatattcaaggaaaaaaaagatgactttaaaggaaaagacaagccaagattttggaataaaaacaagaacacaatcaatgatggtgttgttgatgccaatacaatgcgacccaaaatcattttttctggaacaagctctacaaacaatcaagtgaatactcaaataacttccaaatcacgaagaaattataccccattgggagaaccactagagtcatttttcaaaaagctagtggcaaacaaaataataacaattccagatctgcctccatatgagccaaaggttaaaccgaattggtggaatgatgatgagtattgcgaatttcacaagagcaaaggtcataaaataggaaattgtcatcgactgaagaacatcatacaagatctcattgatagaggtgacattgagattgaaggacactcatccaaccaagaacatgaaatgtttaaagaaccattcccaaagcatgacaaaggaaaatctaaagccacagatgaccaaaccaagtataccagagcatcctacaattatgattcaaccatcaatcacatttcgctggataattatgtctctactattatcatcaaggacaaaacccctgagaattatacccagagacctaagattgtcctaaaaggtgttggatcttcttccgaacctacctctgaatgtaatttcacaacttgtcaaggtaaattcactttgcaaggtgctccagccaaaaacacagcttcctcatcaaccaaacctgagtatgaccttgtagaacagttggggaaggcacccgcacttatctcaattcttgagctcttacgcatatcccccgcacataaagccattcttgacaaaagtttgagagacacttccatccccactaatctaaacgtggaccagtttcaagccatggtgggatacctttccattccacactcccttacattcacagaagccgatgacgcctccgtaagttagccacataatgcacctttacacgttgaagccttcctacataaacaccgaataaaacaagtcttgatagatggaggagcaggtcttaacatatgtacattgagcactattaaacaattgggatattcagataaagttgtgaattctacaaacaaaattaccatcaaagcatatgatgatgaagagcgttcatccaagggaatagtcaccttacctcttagagttgggccagttacaaaggatgtggtttatcatgtccttgatctagagcttacatacaacatattgttaggacgtccatggattcatgagatgagcgtagtaccatctacatatcatcagtgtatcaagtttccacacaatggagttgaagtgaccgtcaaagctgacccaaatctattcatatattgcaacaatctacgacctagatcagaaatcaCAATTCtagccaatcgagaggctattcctttatcagcatatgtggatccagaatcattgaaatcttctacatcaaaacaagcagagctcaacgaaaaattcaaggttaaagacatgggatgtggtgagtatatctttcatgttgatcaactcccactatctcctaagacatttagtcaacaggaacaacctacaaacaatttgcaatgccaaggaattgggtgtgaaccacctagtgttgtggctactaagtctgaatgcaaacctcctctagtggtgcaagcatctcttgatatcaatagtcctaagagtggttccaacgaagaatctattgagtgtttcGCTAGCTCTCttaataactcacatagctttaccatatcattttctcattccatttccattccacttctagacttggatcaacaagaattacaaaagcccttactcattagggatcaaaaatcaagctttgacaagaaaaatctacaagtcaaaaataaagaaaagtccttcagtccaaatcaaaatcaaaagctattggactctgaaaaaatcaaagtcaaggataaaaatcctatgaaagaaaaagaacaagagttgatctcccctaatatcaaaataactgggggcaaaaattctaaaatttcaagtcaaaaagcatacttgttgatcctaagtctccatcatgctatcctactttcacttcttttcacaatcataagccttcataactcatccacttgttccacacatcctttccctcctagcgatacatcatggacctttaatggagcttcctcaagggattttgttatcaaggatgcccaaacttctttaggtgacacgcatatggacctgtgtagtccacacactagtaattctatctcagttccttcatcaaggaacgCAGttactcgagatacacatcattcagtcaaggaacgttgtagttacaatcataaggttaaacctcacacatttgaggtgggtgccttggttctcagagaaaatcctaaaaatcagcaagacagagagaagaagggcaagttcgaaccaaactggcttggtccttacgtcatcacagcagcctatggatctggtgcatatcagctctcaactccaaagggtaaacctttggaggatcctatcaacaacatgcaccttcgtatgttttatacatagctcttcagagtatcccaattcaaaaaaaaaaaaaaaaaatacatattcaaaaatacaaaaaaatcataaaataaaaaaaatcgttacttggtgaaaacttggcaaacaagcaccttgtgacacaaaaaaaaaaaaaaaaaaaaacatttcgtccaacgatgaaaaccacttcgatggtgccctgggcaagtaccatggtgaaaaatgggtcaccagcgccatgcatagagacattgctcctccctccttcaagactccatttcatctttcactttgcacacactcacaacctactcattcataataaactttacacattcccatcatggcttttattgatctacccaagattggttcaccataataaacattcattttcatcccttttcatccataataaatcagatcctatctgtggctaaggcaaatcctacgtctagtg contains the following coding sequences:
- the LOC131039190 gene encoding cyclin-dependent kinase F-4-like, which translates into the protein MGKYRLIEKLGEGGYGTVWKAINKWTDEVVAIKRLQRKKNDRFYESLFKEEEKSLRALQHPNIVSLWDTYEKGGHLHIVLEYMDSDLWRIIKNRKEPSLSRTVQRLCFKILKALEYMHGLGYCHYDLKPANLLLKGNNIKISDFGLAINLKEKMEKNEPLDPNVATIAYKVPELLLKSSSYDLTIDMWSLGVIIAQFYGLEPIFGRRSD